The sequence TGCTGGTGCTCAATGCCGGTTCGTCCAGCATCAAGTTTGCCGTGTATCCCATGGATGGCGAGTCCCCCTTGTGGCGAGGGCAGGCGGATGGGCTGGGCGGGAACAGCGCCCGTCTGCACATCAGCGATGGCAAGGACACCAACGATGAAACATTGACCCTGGATAGGGGTGATCACGCCGAGGCCCTGCAGCGGCTCCTGGACTGGCTTGACGCCAATGTCGGACACCGCTCCCTGCGCGCCGTGGGACATCGTGTGGTTCATGGCGGGACACGGCACAGCGAACCACTCATCCTTGACGCCGACCGCCTGGAGGAGCTGGATGATCTTTCAGGTCTGGCGCCACTTCACCAGCCGCACAACCTGGCCGCTGCGCGTCACCTCATGCAGCGGCGCCCCGACTTGCCCCAGGTGGCCTGTTTCGATACGGCCTTCCATCGCAGCCAGCCCTGGGTGGCACAGCAGTTCGCCCTGCCGGGGGAGTGGCAGGAGCGCGGCGTGTTGCGATATGGCTTTCACGGACTTTCCTACGAGTACATCGCCGGCCGGTTGAGAGAGGAAGATCCGGTTCTGGCCAGGGGCCGGGTGGTGGTCGCCCATCTTGGCAATGGTGCCAGTCTCTGCGGGATGAAGGATGGTCGGAGTCAGGCCACCAGCATGGGTTTCACGGCACTGGATGGCCTGCCCATGGGGCAGCGTTGCGGCGCCCTGGATCCGGGGGTAGTGCTCTACCTCATTCAACAGCAGGGAATGAGCGTGGAGGCGGTGCAGGATCTTCTATACCACCGTTCCGGCCTGCTCGGCATGTCCGGCATCAGCCATGACATGCGCGAACTTCTCGCCAGCGGCGAGGCATCCGCCGCCCGTGCCGTGGACGTGTTCTGCTACCGGGCGGCCCGGGAAATCGCCTCCCTGGCCGCGGCCCTGGGCGGGCTGGACGGACTGGTCTTCACCGCCGGCATTGGCGAGAACTGCGCGCCGGTGCGCCGGGCCA comes from Natronospira bacteriovora and encodes:
- a CDS encoding acetate/propionate family kinase, translating into MSEDRLLVLNAGSSSIKFAVYPMDGESPLWRGQADGLGGNSARLHISDGKDTNDETLTLDRGDHAEALQRLLDWLDANVGHRSLRAVGHRVVHGGTRHSEPLILDADRLEELDDLSGLAPLHQPHNLAAARHLMQRRPDLPQVACFDTAFHRSQPWVAQQFALPGEWQERGVLRYGFHGLSYEYIAGRLREEDPVLARGRVVVAHLGNGASLCGMKDGRSQATSMGFTALDGLPMGQRCGALDPGVVLYLIQQQGMSVEAVQDLLYHRSGLLGMSGISHDMRELLASGEASAARAVDVFCYRAAREIASLAAALGGLDGLVFTAGIGENCAPVRRAIVEYLAWLDFDLDEPAKETNAARIHSSGSRPVYVLPTDEQAVIARHTRHLLTTNPSG